The proteins below come from a single Campylobacter sp. CCUG 57310 genomic window:
- the rpsF gene encoding 30S ribosomal protein S6, with amino-acid sequence MKHYELLFVFKPTLTEEEVSAKVDFIKEILTKNGAEITSLLSLGTRKLAYTVKKHERGVFFVAYFTAPTVAIAEVERIIRINEDIIKFLTVKFENKKEVAAWERLSKGIKQSKKEPKPKAEETPSQEA; translated from the coding sequence ATGAAGCATTACGAACTTTTATTCGTATTTAAGCCTACCTTGACAGAAGAAGAGGTAAGCGCAAAAGTTGATTTCATAAAAGAAATCCTTACAAAAAATGGTGCAGAGATTACGTCTTTGCTATCGCTTGGCACAAGAAAGCTTGCTTATACGGTTAAAAAACATGAGCGTGGCGTATTTTTTGTAGCTTATTTCACAGCTCCTACAGTTGCGATTGCAGAAGTTGAGCGCATCATAAGAATCAATGAAGATATCATCAAATTCTTAACAGTGAAATTTGAGAACAAAAAAGAAGTTGCGGCTTGGGAAAGACTAAGCAAAGGTATCAAGCAAAGCAAAAAAGAACCAAAACCAAAAGCTGAAGAGACTCCGTCACAGGAAGCATAA